The bacterium DNA window CCCCGCCAATCGTGTCATCGGCTTCGGCGGGGACTACTGGTGGAACGTAGAGAATGTGTACGGGGCGCTGCTGCAGGCGCGGGAGGCCATGGCGCAGGTGCTGGCCCGGCGCGTTCGAGCAGGCAGCCTCACCGAAGCCCGTGCGCTGCACCTCGCGCAGCGCTGGCTACACGACAACCCGCGGGATCTGTACAGCCTGTAGCGGCGCGCCCGCTGTGACGACTGCGTCGAACCGCTCGACAGCCAGGAGTCGCCGGTGCAGGCAGGTGGCTCTTGATGTCGCCTCGAATGTGGTATCGCGGGAGCGAGTACCCCAGACAGCGGTGCATACACCATGTATGAGTTCACCTCCTCCGAAGACATCGCCGCACTCCGATCACGCGATGCCGCCTTCAGCATGCTCGATGGTCACGCCGCGGAGCGCTACGCCGAGATCCGGACCGACGGCCGGTACCGCGCGCCGGTGGTGAAAAGCTACGTCATTGAGACCGTCCCGAAGCGCCAGCAAGGGCAGCTGACAATGGAGCAACTGCTTCGGGGGTCGGGACTCTGCACGCAGCAGTTCGACGACATGATCTTCCGCGTTGGCGATGAGACGTTCGGCAAGTGGCTGGGGATTCTGGAGCGTGTGTCGCCACGGTTCCTAGTCCTTCACACCACCGAGAAGGTTCATTACACAGACAATATCGTCCACAAAGCCCTCGCTGCCAGCCCGTACCTCGACAACATGTGGGTTGCAGGGCTCTACTTCGACCGCCTGTGGGACTCGGTCCGCCAGTCGGCCTCCAACAACGCCTGGATCAGGATGAAGTTCGAGAGCGAGAACCGGTATGAGACGGACGTTGACACCGTTGACGCGCCCGAGAATGTTGTCCGGGAGAGGGGGATAACCCGTTCGGCGGCGACCACGTTCAGCGAACGCCTTCGGGTGCTGGGCAGAGTTCTGCCTGGACTTCGCGACAACTACGCGCCATTCCACGCGATGTCGATGCTAAGGCTGCCCCCGGCAGGCGGAGGAAAGGGCGGGTCGGACCTTCACTCCACCGGGAAGGTCACGAACTGGGCCCAGAGCTTCTACGAGCACCGCCTCACGGTGGTGAGGGCCCTTCGCGGTTACGAACACAGCACTGCTGCCATCGAGGAGGACCTCCCGGTCGGTCTGGAGCCAGTGCCGGACGGTTCCGCTGTCTCCATTCGGGGCTCAGCGCTGCACGTCAAGTTCCTGCACCCGCTGTCTGAAGAAGCACTGGAACGCTTCCTCTCATCCACCATCGCGAAGGGCAGACCGCCCTTTCGCCTGTGGGGACAGCCGATCCGCATATCCTCGCGACGCTATCACGTGTACGGTGTCGACCTCCACCTACTCCAGCAGTTCACCATGGAGATCACTCCCGACGGGTGCGTCGTCACCATCGGCTCGGGTACCTGTGGGAATGTGGTCCATCGCCTGATTGCCAACATACAGCAACACCTTGTGCCCCGAGTAGAAGCGACCATAGGCGGAAAGCCGTATGCGGACTACATTCAGGCCTGACAGGGGGACGCCGTGACCTGGGATGATCTTGCCAAGGACGAGCTCTACCAGCTGAATCTCTACCTACACCTCGCCGGCATCGGCCCCGCGACCGGTGGCGCGGACAGCATCCGCCCGGTCTTCGCACAGCATGGCTATGCCGTCAAGGCTCTGTCCCCACCGCTGCACCCGGTACCCTCCGCGACCAGTGGCAGCGTCGGAGCCAGGGTCAACAGCCACTGCCGACCCGACATACTGCTGTATGCGGCTGCGGGTGCAGCGATCATCCTTGAGCTGAAGACAGCGAGTTTCGGAGCCAGGTCGTCCACAGCGGCGCAGCTGAGGGTGCTGTTGACTGTCGACCCCGAGGACCTTGCGCAGAGACTGGGCCGCGCTCATCCGCCCTCCCCTGTGCGCCTCGTCGTGGCCGTGAATGGCGCGAGAAGCAGGATGGAGGAAGGGCTTGCCGAAGTGGCTCAGCAGTGCGCGGGATGGCAGACCTGTCAGAGCGCCACGGTGTTTGGTCTTGACTTCGACGGCGAGTGCCTAAGGCTGTTACGCGAGGCGCATGAGCCGGTCCTCAGTAACGAGGGCCCCAACACCGGGGTGATCATAGCAGATGTGGAGCCGGGCGACCTACCTGCCGTCGTCTATCACATACCATATGACCCCGACATCGGGTTGCACAGCCCCCTCGCGGAGATGCAGTTCACGCAGCGTGTGACGGCTACGCTCTTCGCCTTTCTCCTGGCAGTCCAGCCCGACAAGACGGTTTCGTACCGACTCACCGAATGCTCGGAGCAGCTCTGTCCCTCCCTGCTTGAGTTGCTGAAGCACAGCGCCTGCCGCAAGAAGTACTTGGAGCGGATCCGCCAGGAGATACAGAATCTGTGCCCCGACCTGGAACGGTTGGGGCTCAAGACGCAGTACATCGGGCCTACGAAGACGTTCAGCTTCGAGACTCCGCCATCGCACCCCGAGGGGCTACTCCAGATGATGGGTGCGCTCATCCCTCGGCGTCACGCGCATGGCCAGTTGCGCCTCCCCGAAACAGGCTCAATGGCAGAACAGGCGGGGCACCCATGAGGATGTATGTCGTCACCGACCTGGAGGGGGTGGCCGGGGTCTACCAGTGGGAGAACCGGACGGACACCAGCCCCGAGAACCAGGAACGCCGCTGCCGCCAGCGCCGCTGGCTGGCTGGGGAGGTCAACGCCATGGCCGATGGCTTCCGCGCCGGCGGAGCCACCGACATCTGGATCAATGACGGTCATGGCGCAGGCTACACGATTGACCTCGATCTGGTGCGCCCGGGCGTGCGCATCGAGCACGGCGGCAACCGGCCGCAGTACTGCACCGGCCTGGACAGCACCTTCGCCGGCCTGGGCAGCCTCGGCACCCACGCCATGGGCGGCACCCCCCACGCCAGCCTGGCCCACACCATGGGCACGGAGATCAAGTCGTACTCCATCAATGGCATCCAGGTGGGGGAGACCGGCTACCAGGCCTTCCTGGCCGGCTACTACGGCGTGCCCTATGTCTTCTGCGCCGGCGACGTGGCCGCATGCCGCGAGATGGAGGAGCTGTGCCCCGGGTGTGTGACGGTCCCGCTGAAGGTGGGCCTGAGTCTGCTGTCGGCCATGACTGTCACCCCGGTCCGTGCCCGGCAGATGATCCGCGAGGGCGCCGAGGAGGCCATGCGGCGGATCGGGCAGGTCAGGCCGCTGACCATCGAGGGCCCGGTGCTGTTCCGCGACGAATGGCACACCCAGGTCTTCGACCCGGCCAACCCGCCCCAGCACAGCCGCGTTATTGACAGCCACACCCGCGAGATCGAGGCCGAGAACATGAAGGACTTCATGGACAAGATGTACGGCTTCGACCCGGAGTACAAGCCGCTCTGGGCGGATGACCCCACGATACTGGAGCGTCCCTCATGAAGATCTACCTGATGACGGACTACGAGGGTGTGGCGGGCGTCTACACTTGGGAGAACCGCGACGACGAGTCGGCGGAGAACCTCGAACGCCGGTTGCGGAGCCGCAAGTGGCTCGCGCGCGAGGTCCAGGCCGCCGTGGACGGCTTCTACAACGGCGGGGCCACGGAGGTCCTCGTCAACGACGGCCACGGCGCCGGCTACACGATTGACCTGGACGAACTCGACGACCGCCCGCTGGTCATCCATGGCCGCGAGCGCCCCTTCTGGCTGCCCTATCTGGACGCCACTTGCCAGGCTACCGGCCTGGTCGGCGGCCACGCCAAGGCGGGAACAATCCAGGGCAATCTGGCACACACCATGTGTATGGAGGTGCGCAACTACACCTTCAATGGCCTGTCTCTAGGAGAGGCGGGTCTGCAGGCGGCGATCGCGGGACACTATGGCGTGCCCTTCGTCTTCGCCAGCGGTGATGCGCACCTGTGCCGCGAGGTGGAGGCCCTGATCCCGGGGGTCGTGACCGCCCCGGTCAAGGTAGGCCTGAGCCGCCTGGGGGCGCTGACCTTACCCCCGCAGGAAGCGCAGGACCTGATCCGCCAGCGGGCCGAACTCGCGCTGAGCCGCATCGGCCAGATCGAGCCCTTCAAGCTGGCCTATCCCATTGTGTTCCGTGAGGAATGGGAGAAGCCCGTCTACGACGAGTGGAACCCGCCGCCGCACAGTCGGGTTATAGATTCGCGCACTCGCGAAGTCGAAGGCGCCGACATCATTGACCTGGTCTGCAAGCTCTACGGCTACGATCCCGCCTTCCAGCCCCTGCCGTATGACGCCCTGAAGCCCTGACCTGAGCGCCGCCGGGGCCGGCGCCGCAGGTCCCGGAGAACGCTCACATGCAGAACCACAACCACAGCAACAACCCCGCGCGTCGGGCCGGACGGCCTTGGCGCGTGCAGGATGTCCGCGCCCACGCGGCCCCACGCTGCGCCCACGCAGTCGCCGCCGTCCTGCTGGGGCTGCTGGGGGCCTGTGCCCTCGGCCAGGCCGCCACCTTCCCCTTCAACGGCAGCTTCGAGCTGGTCGCCGGCGGCCAACCGGTTGGCTGGCAGGTCGAGGGCGCCTGGTTCGTTCGCCCCGACGCCGCCACGGACGGTCGCAACGGTCTCAGCGTGTTCGGTGACTTCGGCAAGCAGGGCGCGCGGCTCGCCACCGTGGGGTACCTGCGCGTCACGCACGAGCCCCTGACGCTCTCCTTCACGTACTCCAGCCGCACCGGCAACGTCTCGTACGGGTTGGAGTTCTGCGACGCCCTGGGCCATCCCCTCGCCATCGGTGCCTGGGAGAGCCTGCCGACGGCCGATACGACCACGCGGTATGTACGCGAGATCGCGCTACCGGAGACGGTCGAGGTCCCCGCTCCACTGCCCGCCGAGCCGCCTGCCGCCCCTGCGGAGGACGCTGCTCCAGCTACGCAGCCGGCACCCGCCACTCCCGCTGAGGGCGCTGCCCCGGCCACTCAGCCGACTCCGGCTGCTCCCGCGGAGGGCGCTGCTCCCGCCACTCAGCCGACCCCGACCGCTCCCGCTGAGGGTGCTGCCCCGGCCACTCAGCCGGCACCCGCTGCTCCCGCCGAGGGCGCTGCCCCAGCCACTCAGCCGGCACCTGCCGCCCCCGCCGAGGGGACCGCTCCGGCGGCGGCTCCGGCGACGGAAACCGCTCCCGCCGTCGAGACAGCTCCCGCCCCCGAACCTGCCCCTGCTCCTCCGGCGACAGTCCAGGTGCACTATGACAGTGTGCGCCTCGTGTTCCGCCTGGAGACGGACGGCGCGCAGATCAAGCTCGACAACGTGAAGCTGACGCACGACACCACGTATGTGCCGCTGCCGGCGCCGCCGAAGATCAGGGCAGAACTGCGGCCGAACCTGCTGCCCAACGGGGGCTTTGCCATGGCCGGCGAGTGTGACCCGCGCGGCTGGGCGGCCCTGAGCGACACCCATCACGCAGCGGACCTGGCCACGGCGATCCCGCAGTCCAACTTCCTGGTTCTCCAGAGCGCACGAGGTCTGGGCGCAGCGTGGCTGTCTGATCCGGTGCTGCTGGACGGCGCCCTGCCGTACCGCCTGCAGGCCAATGTGGCCGCCGCGGAGACGCCGGACTGCCGCCTGCGTCTGGTCGTGGCCTGCCTCGACCCGCAGGACAACGCGGCAGTGTGGCTACAGCAGGCGGAGGAGGTGCCGGTTGGGCAGAGCGGCGCGGTGACGCTGTCGCTGCCGCGGCTGTGGACCAAGCCTGGGGCCGTGCGCGTCCGGGTGGGCTTCGAGGTGCTGCCCGGCGCCTCCGGCACGGCCCAGGTCCGCAGCGCAGCCCTGTACCCCGAGCCCCTGTCCGTAAGCGTGCGTTCGGCGGCGGTCGCCGGCGGGTTCAGGCGCCCCTCCGACGTGTCGCTGTTCGTGGCCGCGGTCAACAACACATACGCGGCGCTGAAGCCCAAGGCCGTTCTGCAGACCTATGATGCCGACGGCGCGCTCGTGTCCAGCGAGACCCGCGCCATCGTGATCGGCTCGCGCAGCGCCGCCTACTTCCCGTACAGGCCTAAGCTGCGCACCAGTGGGTCGTATCGGCTGGCGGTGCGCATCGTGAACTCGGGGCTCGAACTGGGGAGTTCGAGCTATGAGTTCCGAGTGGGGGAGGTCGCCCCGCCGCCCGCACCGACGGAGTAGAGGCGCCCGTGGGTCCGTGGCGGCCCTGCCGGCCCTCCCATTGCCCATTGCCCGTTCGTTGCTGTCCGTTGTATAATCCCTGCCGCGGCGGAAACTTCACCGCCGCGCCGCTGTCAGAACCCCATGCGTATTCTTCAGATGCCGCGGCCCCGGCCGTGACGAAGGGAGCACCAAGATGTCCAAGCTCGTGGCGGTGAGTCTGGTTCTGGCTGTCGCAGCGATGCTGCTCATCGGCTGTAGCGGCAGCAACGACCAGCTCGTCTACCAGTGGGTCATGGAGCGCGTGAGTTGGAACCCGGCCGGCACGCGCCTGGCGTTCACCGCCGAAGGCGCCAACGGCAACCGCTATGTCTACTCGATCTCGACCGGCAGCGGCAACCTGACGCTCCTGACTCGGACTGACAATGACAAGGACCTCACCGACGAGGGCGGCAAGCAGCCGGCATGGGCGCCCGATGGCGGCGACATCGCGATTGTGGCCCGCCGTGGCGGTGGCACCCAGTCACTCTACTTGATGGACCCCAGCGCGGGTGACGACGAGCGCCTGGATCCGCTGACCAGTGCCGATGCCACCGTCCCCGGCGCCGACGCCCAGCCGAGCTGGAAAGCCGACAGCACCCAGATCGTGTTCGTCAGCACCAAGAACAGCCCCACGGGCCGCTGGGAGATCTGGGTCATTGACCGCGACGGCACGGACCTGCACATGGTCAACCGCACCGACGACGCCACCGACGCCCAGTGGCCTGTCTTCAGCCCCGACGGCACACAGATCATC harbors:
- a CDS encoding M55 family metallopeptidase, whose protein sequence is MRMYVVTDLEGVAGVYQWENRTDTSPENQERRCRQRRWLAGEVNAMADGFRAGGATDIWINDGHGAGYTIDLDLVRPGVRIEHGGNRPQYCTGLDSTFAGLGSLGTHAMGGTPHASLAHTMGTEIKSYSINGIQVGETGYQAFLAGYYGVPYVFCAGDVAACREMEELCPGCVTVPLKVGLSLLSAMTVTPVRARQMIREGAEEAMRRIGQVRPLTIEGPVLFRDEWHTQVFDPANPPQHSRVIDSHTREIEAENMKDFMDKMYGFDPEYKPLWADDPTILERPS
- a CDS encoding M55 family metallopeptidase, producing MKIYLMTDYEGVAGVYTWENRDDESAENLERRLRSRKWLAREVQAAVDGFYNGGATEVLVNDGHGAGYTIDLDELDDRPLVIHGRERPFWLPYLDATCQATGLVGGHAKAGTIQGNLAHTMCMEVRNYTFNGLSLGEAGLQAAIAGHYGVPFVFASGDAHLCREVEALIPGVVTAPVKVGLSRLGALTLPPQEAQDLIRQRAELALSRIGQIEPFKLAYPIVFREEWEKPVYDEWNPPPHSRVIDSRTREVEGADIIDLVCKLYGYDPAFQPLPYDALKP